From Candidatus Dormiibacterota bacterium, the proteins below share one genomic window:
- a CDS encoding Rieske 2Fe-2S domain-containing protein, with product MAEFVKVASLSELPHGSAKAVEVAGKAVALYNLGGEVYATENTCPHRGGPLGEGDLEAQVITCPWHGFQYDVKTGTCLTNAALSLGCHKVRLEGDSILVEV from the coding sequence ATGGCGGAATTCGTGAAAGTGGCCAGCCTTTCCGAGCTGCCGCACGGCTCGGCGAAGGCCGTGGAGGTTGCGGGAAAGGCGGTCGCGCTGTACAACCTCGGCGGCGAGGTCTACGCGACCGAAAACACCTGCCCGCACCGGGGCGGGCCTCTGGGGGAAGGGGACCTGGAGGCCCAGGTCATCACCTGTCCCTGGCATGGCTTCCAATACGACGTGAAGACCGGCACGTGTCTCACCAACGCGGCACTGAGCCTCGGCTGCCACAAGGTTCGGCTCGAGGGGGACAGCATCCTGGTCGAGGTGTAG